In one window of Paraburkholderia phymatum STM815 DNA:
- the ruvX gene encoding Holliday junction resolvase RuvX — translation MSGVAGREATLLAFDYGEKRIGVAVGNSLTRSARPLVVLQNRNREYRFEAVGKLIDEWKPDALVVGLPMHPDGTPHERTQLAKRFGNQLNGRFNLPVTWIDERYSSVEAEAGIRSGTRQAGMLDAEAACIILQQYLDGLSLEGPSDDHEFR, via the coding sequence ATGAGCGGTGTGGCCGGACGTGAGGCGACGCTGCTTGCGTTCGACTACGGCGAAAAGCGGATTGGCGTTGCCGTCGGCAATTCGCTCACGCGCAGCGCCCGGCCGCTCGTCGTCTTGCAGAACCGCAATCGCGAATATCGCTTCGAAGCCGTCGGCAAGCTGATCGACGAATGGAAGCCGGACGCGCTCGTCGTCGGTTTGCCCATGCATCCCGACGGCACGCCACACGAAAGAACCCAGCTCGCGAAGCGCTTCGGCAACCAGTTGAACGGGCGCTTCAATCTTCCCGTCACATGGATCGACGAACGTTATTCGTCGGTTGAGGCGGAAGCGGGCATTCGCAGCGGGACGCGGCAGGCGGGCATGCTCGACGCAGAAGCCGCGTGCATCATTCTTCAGCAATATCTGGACGGACTGAGTCTGGAAGGACCAAGCGACGATCATGAGTTCCGTTGA
- a CDS encoding aspartate carbamoyltransferase catalytic subunit, whose translation MNTPNPVSQGSTVSADNPAPADRFRYGFLKGNPQLTKNGELKHLLTIEGLPRAIVTHILDTAEQFVSVTDREVKKVPLLRGKSVFNLFFENSTRTRTTFEIAAKRLSADVINLNINASSTSKGESLLDTINNLSAMHADMFVVRHASSGAPYLIAEHCAPHVHVINAGDGRHAHPTQGLLDMYTIRHYKRDFTNLRVAIVGDILHSRVARSDIHALTTLGVPEVRAIGPRTLLPGGLEQMGVRVFHNLDEGLKDVDVIIMLRLQNERMSGALLPSAQEYFKSWGLTPERLALAKPDAIVMHPGPMNRGVEIDSQVADGPQSVILNQVTFGIAVRMAVMGIVAGNND comes from the coding sequence ATGAACACGCCCAACCCGGTTTCCCAAGGTTCCACCGTTTCCGCGGATAACCCCGCGCCAGCGGACCGTTTTCGCTACGGTTTCCTGAAGGGCAATCCGCAGCTCACGAAGAACGGCGAGCTGAAGCATCTGCTCACCATCGAGGGACTGCCGCGCGCAATCGTCACGCACATTCTCGATACGGCCGAGCAGTTCGTCAGCGTGACCGACCGCGAGGTGAAGAAGGTGCCGCTGCTGCGCGGCAAATCGGTATTCAACCTGTTTTTCGAGAACTCGACGCGCACGCGCACCACGTTCGAAATCGCCGCGAAACGGCTGTCGGCGGACGTGATCAACCTGAACATCAACGCGTCGTCGACGAGCAAGGGCGAATCGCTGCTCGACACGATCAACAACCTGTCGGCGATGCATGCCGACATGTTCGTCGTGCGTCACGCGTCGAGTGGCGCGCCGTATCTGATCGCCGAGCATTGTGCGCCGCACGTGCACGTGATCAACGCGGGTGACGGCCGCCACGCACATCCGACGCAGGGCCTGCTCGACATGTACACGATCCGCCACTACAAGCGCGATTTCACCAATCTGCGCGTGGCGATCGTCGGCGACATTCTGCATTCGCGCGTTGCACGTTCGGACATCCACGCGCTCACCACGCTCGGCGTACCCGAAGTGCGCGCGATCGGTCCGCGTACGCTGCTGCCGGGCGGCCTCGAGCAGATGGGGGTGCGCGTGTTCCATAACCTCGACGAAGGGTTGAAGGACGTTGACGTGATCATCATGCTGCGTCTGCAGAACGAGCGGATGAGCGGTGCATTGCTGCCGTCGGCGCAGGAATACTTCAAGAGCTGGGGGCTGACGCCCGAGCGTCTCGCGCTGGCGAAGCCCGACGCGATCGTGATGCATCCGGGACCGATGAACCGCGGCGTCGAGATCGATTCGCAGGTGGCGGACGGTCCGCAATCGGTGATTCTCAATCAGGTGACGTTCGGCATCGCGGTTCGCATGGCGGTGATGGGCATCGTCGCGGGCAACAACGACTGA
- the pyrR gene encoding bifunctional pyr operon transcriptional regulator/uracil phosphoribosyltransferase PyrR: MSSVDAEALYRAVLEQIRTAYGDALGGSDGAVLAGIYSGGAWLAERLAKDLNVSTFGVVNVALHRDDYAKKGLHTQASPTSLPFEVEGRRIVLVDDVLYTGRTVRAALNELYDYGRPASVELAVLADRGGRELPVAARFVGGTLDVPANATLVLSRDGERFTFHTEPRAH; this comes from the coding sequence ATGAGTTCCGTTGACGCCGAGGCGCTCTACCGCGCCGTGCTCGAACAGATTCGCACCGCATACGGCGACGCGCTGGGCGGTTCCGATGGCGCGGTGCTCGCCGGCATCTATAGCGGCGGCGCATGGCTCGCCGAGCGTCTGGCGAAAGATCTGAACGTGTCGACGTTCGGCGTCGTCAACGTTGCGCTGCATCGCGACGACTACGCGAAGAAAGGTTTGCATACGCAGGCGAGTCCCACGTCGTTGCCGTTCGAGGTGGAAGGCCGCCGAATCGTGCTCGTCGACGACGTGCTGTACACCGGCCGCACCGTGCGCGCCGCGCTGAACGAACTCTACGACTATGGGCGGCCCGCATCGGTCGAACTCGCGGTGCTCGCCGATCGTGGTGGCCGCGAGCTCCCCGTGGCGGCGCGCTTCGTCGGTGGCACGCTCGACGTGCCGGCCAATGCAACGCTCGTACTGTCGCGCGACGGCGAGCGCTTCACTTTTCACACCGAGCCGCGTGCGCATTGA